Proteins found in one Pseudoxanthomonas sp. SL93 genomic segment:
- the gshB gene encoding glutathione synthase has translation MPLDVVVVMDPIGSIKIAKDTTFAMLLEAQRRGHRLYYVLPGRLSLRDGRASAQVAPLAVRDDKAGWYTLGEVHELAFGPGQVVLMRKDPPVDDQYLYDTHVLGIAQQAGALIVNDPQGLRDYNEKLAALLFPQCCPPTLVSRDPAELKAFVAEHGEAVLKPLDGMGGRSIFRVKAGDPNTNVILETLVGPGHLTLAQRFIPGIKDGDKRVLLVDGEPVDYALARIPQGDEFRGNLAAGGRGEGRPLSERDRWIAAQVGPEMKRRGMLFVGLDVIGDYLTEVNVTSPTCVRELDAQYGLNIAGQLFDAIEKRLAA, from the coding sequence ATGCCGCTGGACGTCGTCGTCGTCATGGACCCCATCGGGTCCATCAAGATCGCCAAGGACACCACCTTCGCCATGCTGCTGGAAGCCCAGCGGCGCGGGCATCGCCTGTACTACGTGCTGCCCGGCCGGCTCTCGCTGCGCGACGGCAGGGCTTCGGCCCAGGTCGCCCCGCTGGCGGTCCGGGACGACAAGGCCGGCTGGTACACGCTCGGCGAAGTCCACGAACTGGCGTTTGGTCCGGGCCAGGTGGTGCTGATGCGCAAGGACCCGCCGGTGGACGACCAGTACCTCTACGACACCCATGTGCTGGGCATCGCCCAGCAGGCGGGCGCGCTGATCGTCAATGACCCGCAGGGCCTGCGCGACTACAACGAAAAGCTGGCCGCCCTGCTCTTCCCGCAGTGCTGCCCCCCCACCCTGGTCAGCCGCGACCCGGCGGAGCTCAAGGCCTTCGTCGCCGAGCATGGCGAGGCGGTGCTGAAGCCGCTGGACGGCATGGGCGGCCGCTCGATCTTCCGGGTGAAGGCCGGCGACCCCAACACCAACGTCATCCTGGAAACCCTGGTCGGCCCCGGCCACCTGACCCTGGCGCAGCGGTTCATCCCCGGCATCAAGGACGGCGACAAGCGCGTGCTGCTGGTCGACGGCGAGCCGGTGGACTACGCCCTGGCGCGCATCCCGCAGGGCGACGAGTTCCGCGGCAACCTGGCCGCCGGCGGCCGCGGCGAGGGCCGCCCGCTGAGCGAGCGCGACCGCTGGATCGCGGCGCAGGTGGGCCCCGAGATGAAGCGTCGCGGCATGCTGTTCGTCGGGCTGGATGTGATTGGCGACTACCTGACCGAGGTCAACGTCACCAGCCCCACCTGCGTGCGCGAACTGGATGCGCAGTACGGCCTGAACATCGCGGGCCAGCTGTTCGATGCCATCGAGAAACGGTTGGCCGCCTGA
- a CDS encoding glycosyltransferase, protein MSMSWAEVRFLLERTRGLLRRGMASLRTRGLQATWSRVKRQLRPVEGLPPGALFFPDALPFAPFTVPSSDAPDVSIVIPVYNQAGHTLACLRALAAHPPSARCEIIVVDDGSSDETAAWMPAITGLHYHRRAANGGFIAACNDGASRARGRFIVFLNNDTVPQPGWLDALLDTFTTCPDAGLVGAQLIYPDGRLQEAGGVVFDDGSAWNYGRFDAPDDPRYASVRDADYCSGAAVMVPAEVFRALGGFDTRYAPAYYEDTDLAFAVRASGRRVLYQPASRVVHLEGITSGTDLASGTKAYQVRNRHVFAEKWAQALTSQPAAGTLPTPASLAAGRRQVLVVDTETPKRHHDSASLRMFNLMRLLVDAGAHVVFLPADLRAAGADTEALRRHGVEVWHAPFAGSAPAWLREHGRRFDVVLLSRHYVAAEFLPLVKRHAPQARVVFDTVDLHYLREIRGAELAGDRTLLHSAQRTRERELALMEQADVTLVVSTVERDLLAKDAATATVDVLSNLHELPVPGLAYETRKDLVFVGGFRHPPNVDAALWFGREIFPLIRAQLPGILFHCIGADPPPEVQALQQEEGITVHGHVPDLAPYMDGARVAVAPLRFGAGVKGKVNLSMAHGQPVVATPCAVEGMHLGDGHDVLVAETTDAFADAVVRLYGDAVLWGRLSANGRENVRKHFSLDAARAVVERVFLR, encoded by the coding sequence ATGTCGATGTCGTGGGCCGAAGTGCGGTTTCTGCTGGAACGCACGCGCGGGCTGCTACGCCGGGGGATGGCCAGCCTGCGTACGCGCGGCCTGCAGGCCACCTGGTCACGCGTCAAACGGCAGCTCCGGCCAGTCGAAGGATTGCCGCCGGGCGCGCTGTTCTTCCCGGATGCACTGCCCTTCGCCCCCTTCACCGTGCCGTCCAGCGACGCGCCCGACGTCAGCATCGTGATTCCCGTCTACAACCAGGCAGGCCATACGCTGGCCTGCCTGCGCGCGCTGGCCGCGCATCCCCCATCCGCCCGCTGCGAAATCATCGTCGTCGATGACGGCTCCAGCGACGAGACCGCGGCGTGGATGCCGGCCATCACCGGCCTGCACTATCACCGGCGTGCCGCCAACGGCGGCTTCATCGCCGCCTGCAACGACGGCGCGTCGCGCGCGCGCGGCCGCTTCATCGTGTTCCTCAACAACGATACGGTGCCGCAACCCGGCTGGCTGGACGCGCTGCTCGACACCTTCACCACCTGCCCCGACGCCGGGCTGGTGGGTGCCCAGCTGATCTATCCCGACGGACGCCTGCAGGAAGCTGGCGGCGTGGTGTTCGACGACGGTTCCGCCTGGAACTACGGGCGTTTCGATGCCCCCGACGACCCGCGCTATGCCAGCGTGCGCGACGCCGACTATTGTTCCGGCGCGGCCGTGATGGTGCCTGCGGAGGTGTTCCGTGCGCTGGGCGGCTTCGACACGCGCTACGCGCCCGCCTATTACGAGGACACGGACCTGGCATTCGCCGTGCGTGCGAGCGGCAGGCGCGTCCTCTACCAGCCCGCATCGCGTGTCGTGCACCTGGAGGGCATCACCTCGGGCACCGACCTGGCCAGCGGCACCAAGGCCTATCAGGTGCGCAACCGCCACGTCTTCGCGGAGAAATGGGCGCAGGCGCTGACATCACAGCCGGCGGCGGGCACTCTACCCACGCCGGCGTCGCTGGCGGCGGGGCGCCGGCAGGTGCTGGTGGTGGATACGGAAACGCCGAAACGCCACCACGATTCGGCGTCGCTGCGCATGTTCAACCTGATGCGGCTGCTGGTGGATGCGGGTGCCCATGTGGTGTTCCTGCCGGCCGACCTGCGTGCGGCGGGCGCGGACACCGAGGCGCTTCGCCGCCATGGCGTGGAAGTCTGGCATGCGCCCTTCGCGGGCAGCGCACCCGCTTGGCTGCGCGAACATGGCCGTCGCTTCGACGTCGTGCTGCTGTCGCGCCACTACGTCGCCGCGGAATTCCTTCCCCTGGTCAAACGCCATGCGCCGCAGGCGCGGGTGGTGTTCGACACCGTCGATCTGCACTACCTGCGTGAGATCCGGGGCGCGGAACTCGCGGGCGACAGAACGCTGCTGCATTCGGCGCAGCGCACGCGCGAGCGCGAACTCGCGCTGATGGAACAGGCCGACGTGACCCTGGTGGTCAGCACGGTGGAGCGCGACCTGCTGGCCAAGGATGCGGCCACCGCCACCGTCGACGTGCTGTCCAACCTGCATGAGCTGCCGGTACCGGGCCTGGCGTACGAAACCAGGAAAGACCTGGTGTTTGTCGGCGGCTTCCGCCATCCGCCGAACGTGGATGCGGCGCTGTGGTTCGGGCGCGAGATCTTCCCGCTCATCCGCGCACAGCTCCCGGGGATCCTCTTCCATTGCATCGGCGCGGATCCTCCACCCGAGGTCCAGGCGTTGCAGCAGGAGGAAGGCATCACCGTTCACGGTCATGTACCGGACCTCGCACCGTACATGGACGGCGCGCGCGTGGCGGTCGCACCGCTGCGCTTCGGGGCCGGTGTGAAGGGCAAGGTGAACCTGAGCATGGCGCACGGGCAGCCGGTGGTGGCGACGCCGTGCGCGGTCGAAGGCATGCATCTCGGCGACGGACATGATGTGCTCGTCGCAGAAACTACGGACGCCTTCGCCGACGCAGTGGTGCGCCTGTACGGCGACGCAGTGCTGTGGGGCCGCCTGTCGGCCAACGGTCGCGAGAACGTCCGGAAGCACTTCTCGCTCGATGCTGCACGCGCGGTGGTGGAGCGCGTGTTCCTGCGCTAG
- a CDS encoding lipase, with amino-acid sequence MTISSRLYAGISESSYDKQRLPGIRLGGEEEEVILDGVKFKVLEHYDNPKTGYQGTIYQRADTGEIVVAHRGTEFDREPKQDGVADGAMVMARVNAQVPEALALTRRAMDRARSLADELGGMPEVTVTGHSLGGTLAQITAHRFNLRGEAFNPYGAASLKYGVADGGDRFINHVMAGDTVSAASPQYGQVRMYATPGEVSAVTVAGYGRFNPLPDNPLLATALTMGAARSHNMDNFLDIDSKGMPDRSVLSDPASRQLADDHAATFRAYRDDVRLMRGGMSMAGDASLNMAQRLVPVPESRSVSDGPSFRDQWADLPRQMKSGNSADQSVGVLRAPPAHAGPDELFQHLHASLTSGNQATIDRGLSNIAASDIGREFRDRINARADEREQRDAAAMAEAQQQEQQRATQIAPRSH; translated from the coding sequence GTGACGATCTCATCACGTCTCTATGCGGGAATTTCCGAGAGTTCCTATGACAAGCAGCGCCTTCCGGGAATCCGATTGGGCGGCGAAGAGGAAGAAGTCATCCTGGATGGAGTCAAGTTCAAAGTTCTAGAGCACTACGACAATCCCAAAACGGGTTACCAGGGCACCATCTACCAGCGTGCGGACACGGGTGAAATCGTCGTTGCCCACAGAGGCACCGAATTTGACCGTGAGCCGAAGCAGGACGGCGTGGCCGATGGCGCCATGGTGATGGCGCGCGTCAATGCGCAGGTGCCGGAGGCCTTGGCGTTGACTCGGCGCGCCATGGATCGTGCGAGAAGTCTTGCTGACGAACTGGGTGGTATGCCCGAAGTCACCGTCACCGGCCACTCGCTGGGCGGCACGCTGGCGCAGATCACCGCGCATCGGTTCAATCTGCGCGGCGAGGCGTTCAATCCCTACGGCGCCGCGAGCCTCAAATACGGCGTGGCCGACGGCGGAGACCGCTTCATCAACCATGTGATGGCAGGCGATACCGTGAGTGCGGCCAGCCCCCAGTATGGACAGGTCCGCATGTACGCCACGCCCGGCGAAGTGTCGGCCGTGACGGTGGCGGGGTACGGCCGGTTCAATCCGCTTCCCGACAATCCCCTGCTGGCCACCGCCCTGACCATGGGCGCGGCCAGGTCGCACAACATGGACAACTTCCTGGACATCGACAGCAAGGGGATGCCCGATCGCTCTGTGCTGAGCGATCCTGCCAGCCGGCAGCTCGCCGATGACCATGCCGCCACGTTCCGCGCCTACCGCGACGACGTACGCCTGATGCGGGGCGGCATGAGCATGGCCGGTGATGCCTCGTTGAACATGGCGCAGCGCCTGGTGCCGGTTCCCGAAAGCCGGAGCGTCTCTGACGGTCCCAGCTTCCGCGATCAGTGGGCCGACCTGCCCCGGCAGATGAAGTCCGGCAACAGTGCCGACCAGTCGGTGGGTGTGTTGCGCGCGCCGCCGGCCCATGCCGGGCCCGACGAGCTGTTCCAGCACCTGCACGCCAGCCTCACCAGCGGAAACCAGGCCACCATCGACCGGGGCCTGTCGAACATCGCCGCATCGGATATCGGCCGCGAGTTCCGCGACCGGATCAACGCCCGGGCGGACGAACGCGAGCAGCGCGATGCCGCCGCCATGGCCGAAGCGCAACAACAGGAACAGCAGCGCGCCACCCAGATCGCGCCGCGCAGCCATTAA
- the tsaB gene encoding tRNA (adenosine(37)-N6)-threonylcarbamoyltransferase complex dimerization subunit type 1 TsaB, whose translation MKLLAFETATEACSVALYVDGAVRERFEVAPRRHAELSLPWAEALLADAGIARAQLDAIALSRGPGAFTGVRLAIALAQGIALALDRPIVPVSTLAVLAARAEGTRILAAIDARMGEIYAGTFCRVGDALEATSAETVVAPAEYDLAGTDADWHGAGTGFAAADDVLQVRLAERFTHIDAMALPHAADLAHLAAAAYARGEAIAPELVEPAYLRNNVALTLEEQKALRAARQ comes from the coding sequence ATGAAACTGCTCGCCTTCGAAACCGCTACCGAAGCCTGTTCCGTCGCCCTGTATGTCGACGGCGCGGTGCGCGAACGTTTCGAGGTGGCGCCGCGCCGCCATGCCGAGCTGTCACTGCCGTGGGCCGAGGCGCTGCTGGCCGACGCCGGCATCGCACGGGCCCAGCTGGATGCCATCGCGCTGAGCCGTGGACCGGGCGCGTTCACGGGGGTGCGCCTGGCCATCGCGCTGGCGCAGGGCATCGCGCTGGCACTGGACCGGCCCATCGTGCCGGTATCCACGCTGGCGGTGCTGGCCGCGCGCGCGGAGGGCACACGCATCCTGGCCGCCATCGATGCCCGCATGGGCGAGATCTACGCCGGCACCTTCTGCCGCGTGGGCGATGCACTCGAAGCCACGTCGGCGGAGACGGTGGTCGCCCCTGCCGAGTACGACCTGGCCGGCACCGACGCGGACTGGCACGGCGCGGGAACCGGGTTTGCCGCCGCGGACGACGTGCTGCAGGTGCGGCTTGCCGAACGCTTCACCCACATCGATGCCATGGCGTTGCCGCATGCCGCCGATCTCGCGCACCTGGCGGCTGCGGCTTACGCGCGCGGCGAAGCGATCGCCCCGGAGCTCGTCGAGCCCGCGTACCTGCGCAACAACGTCGCGCTGACGCTGGAAGAACAGAAGGCATTGCGCGCCGCGCGCCAGTAA
- a CDS encoding ATP-dependent DNA helicase, translated as MSQLAQASREALSEGGALATRLDAFAPRAAQQRLTAAIADAFDARDVLLAEAGTGTGKTFAYLVPALLSGLKTIISTGTRALQDQLYHRDLPRVRDALGVAGLKSALLKGRSNYLCRYRVQQAKGEPRFTSREQVDQFQRIVAWSGRTQFGDMAELAALPEDSPLLPLVTSTIDNCLGTDCPFWEDCFVVQARQRAQAADVVVVNHHLLLADLALKQEGFGEILPGAQAFVIDEAHQLPELAANFFGEGFGMRPLQELARDCLAECKDVAGSLAALQPPVRVLEQALRELRAAMEGLPTRGTRERALGKPEVDSGFNALTAALADLSAALAPLADTSVGLEACAARATEFATRLTRWHDDPGAGSAFNEAAAATHNDVLWYELTQRGFRCQRTPLDVSGPLRQHREQSRAAWVFTSATLAVGGSFEHFATRLGLDDPPTLLQPSPFDWPRQALCYLPTGLPDPNAFGYGTSLIEALYPVLEASKGRAFLLFASHRALREAAETLRDAPWPLFVQGEAPRATLLQRFRESGNGVLLGAASFREGVDVVGDALSVVVVDKLPFAAPDDPVFEARLEAVRRSGGNPFRDEQLPQAVIALKQGVGRLIRSETDRGVLVLCDPRLTGKPYGRVFLDSLPPFSRTRRVQDVQAFFGVAPGADDGDEASAASDASDWYAAARF; from the coding sequence ATGTCCCAGCTAGCCCAGGCCAGCCGCGAAGCCCTCAGCGAGGGCGGTGCGCTGGCCACCCGCCTCGACGCCTTCGCCCCGCGCGCCGCCCAGCAACGGCTGACGGCCGCGATCGCCGATGCCTTCGACGCGCGTGACGTGCTGCTCGCCGAGGCCGGCACGGGTACCGGCAAGACCTTCGCGTATCTGGTTCCCGCGCTGCTGTCCGGCCTGAAGACGATCATCTCCACCGGCACACGCGCGCTGCAGGACCAGCTGTACCACCGCGACCTGCCGCGCGTGCGCGATGCACTCGGGGTGGCCGGGCTGAAGTCCGCGCTGCTCAAGGGGCGCAGCAACTACCTGTGCCGCTACCGCGTGCAGCAAGCCAAGGGCGAACCGCGCTTCACCAGCCGCGAGCAGGTGGACCAGTTCCAGCGCATCGTCGCGTGGAGCGGCCGCACCCAGTTCGGCGACATGGCCGAGCTGGCCGCGCTGCCCGAGGATTCGCCGCTGCTGCCGCTGGTCACCTCCACCATCGACAACTGCCTGGGCACCGACTGCCCGTTCTGGGAAGACTGCTTCGTGGTGCAGGCCCGCCAGCGCGCGCAGGCCGCCGACGTGGTGGTGGTCAACCATCATCTGCTGCTCGCCGACCTGGCGCTGAAGCAGGAAGGCTTCGGCGAGATCCTGCCGGGGGCGCAGGCCTTCGTCATCGACGAAGCGCACCAGCTGCCGGAGCTGGCCGCCAACTTCTTCGGCGAAGGTTTCGGCATGCGCCCGCTGCAGGAACTGGCCCGCGACTGCCTGGCCGAATGCAAGGACGTCGCCGGCTCGCTGGCGGCGCTGCAGCCGCCGGTCCGCGTACTGGAGCAGGCACTGCGCGAACTGCGTGCCGCGATGGAAGGGCTGCCGACGCGGGGCACGCGCGAGCGTGCCCTCGGCAAGCCGGAAGTCGACAGCGGCTTCAACGCACTGACCGCCGCGCTGGCCGACCTGTCCGCGGCGCTGGCGCCGCTGGCCGATACGTCAGTGGGCCTGGAAGCCTGCGCGGCGCGCGCCACCGAGTTCGCCACCCGGCTGACGCGCTGGCATGACGATCCCGGCGCGGGAAGCGCCTTCAACGAGGCCGCTGCCGCCACCCACAACGACGTGCTGTGGTACGAGCTGACGCAGCGTGGCTTCCGTTGCCAGCGCACGCCGCTGGACGTCTCCGGACCGCTGCGCCAGCACCGCGAGCAGTCGCGCGCCGCGTGGGTGTTCACCTCGGCCACGCTGGCGGTCGGTGGCAGTTTCGAACACTTCGCCACCCGGCTGGGGCTGGATGATCCGCCCACGCTGCTGCAGCCCAGCCCGTTCGACTGGCCACGGCAGGCACTCTGCTACCTGCCCACCGGCCTGCCCGATCCCAATGCGTTCGGCTACGGCACCTCGCTGATCGAGGCGCTGTATCCGGTGCTGGAAGCCTCCAAGGGCCGCGCCTTCCTGTTGTTCGCTTCGCATCGGGCACTGCGCGAAGCCGCGGAAACGCTGCGCGATGCGCCGTGGCCGCTGTTCGTGCAGGGTGAGGCGCCGCGTGCCACGTTGCTGCAACGCTTCCGCGAGTCGGGCAACGGCGTGCTGCTGGGGGCGGCCAGCTTTCGCGAGGGCGTGGACGTGGTCGGCGACGCGCTGAGCGTGGTGGTGGTGGACAAGCTGCCGTTCGCGGCGCCGGACGATCCGGTGTTCGAGGCGCGCCTGGAAGCGGTGCGCCGGTCCGGCGGCAATCCGTTCCGCGATGAGCAGCTGCCGCAGGCCGTGATCGCGCTGAAGCAGGGCGTGGGCCGGCTGATCCGCAGCGAGACCGATCGCGGCGTGCTGGTGCTGTGCGATCCGCGCCTGACCGGCAAGCCCTATGGCAGGGTGTTCCTGGACTCGCTGCCTCCGTTCTCGCGTACCCGTCGCGTGCAGGACGTGCAGGCGTTCTTCGGCGTCGCGCCAGGGGCCGACGATGGCGACGAGGCGTCTGCCGCATCCGACGCGTCCGACTGGTATGCCGCCGCGCGCTTCTGA
- a CDS encoding response regulator, protein MTQNEGQAGGLNGLRVMVIDDSKTIRRTAETLLKREGCEVVTATDGFEALAKIADQQPQIIFVDIMMPRLDGYQTCALIKNNQVFKSTPVIMLSSKDSLFDKARGRIVGSEQYLTKPFTREELLDAIRAHVST, encoded by the coding sequence ATGACGCAGAACGAAGGCCAGGCCGGTGGACTCAACGGCCTACGGGTCATGGTAATTGATGACTCGAAAACCATCCGCCGCACCGCGGAAACCTTGCTCAAACGCGAGGGTTGCGAGGTCGTGACCGCGACGGACGGCTTCGAGGCCTTGGCCAAGATCGCCGACCAGCAGCCGCAGATCATCTTCGTGGACATCATGATGCCGCGCCTGGATGGCTACCAGACCTGCGCGCTCATCAAGAACAACCAGGTGTTCAAGTCGACACCGGTCATCATGCTGTCGTCCAAGGACAGCCTGTTCGACAAGGCGCGCGGGCGCATCGTCGGCTCGGAGCAGTACCTGACCAAGCCGTTCACGCGCGAGGAGCTCCTCGACGCGATCCGCGCCCACGTCAGCACCTGA
- a CDS encoding energy transducer TonB, whose protein sequence is MSAVPVTPPKIGANERLGATLALSLIVHGLLVLGVGFALDDAAPVMPTLDVILSQTQTPLTSKEADFLAAANQEGGGEHDKAKRPRDSQAGWIPQPDTGLAPQPLRAQTPQAVPPPESRVVTTRDSDTTTPAPETRPQPDQPELPQGERKVQRDAEMARLAAEYHLRSELYAKRPKRKFVSASTREYAYANYLRAWVDRAERVGNLNYPDEARRKRLAGTLVISVAVRRDGSVEQTRIIQSSGIPLLDSTALRIVKLSEPFPPLPDTGENVDILHVTRTWNFLPGGEVRDE, encoded by the coding sequence ATGTCCGCAGTACCGGTGACCCCGCCGAAGATCGGCGCGAACGAACGCTTGGGCGCCACGCTGGCGCTTTCGCTGATCGTGCATGGCCTGCTGGTGCTGGGGGTGGGTTTCGCGCTGGATGACGCCGCGCCGGTGATGCCTACGCTGGATGTGATCCTCAGCCAGACACAGACGCCGCTGACGTCCAAGGAGGCCGATTTCCTGGCCGCCGCCAACCAGGAAGGGGGTGGCGAGCACGACAAGGCCAAGCGCCCGCGCGACAGCCAGGCGGGGTGGATTCCGCAGCCGGATACCGGGCTGGCGCCACAACCCCTGCGTGCCCAGACCCCGCAGGCGGTACCGCCGCCGGAAAGCCGCGTGGTGACCACGCGCGACAGCGATACCACAACGCCCGCGCCGGAAACCCGGCCGCAACCCGACCAGCCGGAACTGCCTCAGGGTGAACGCAAGGTGCAGCGCGACGCGGAGATGGCGCGGCTGGCGGCGGAATACCACCTGCGCTCCGAGCTGTACGCCAAGCGCCCCAAGCGCAAGTTCGTTTCGGCGAGCACGCGGGAATACGCGTACGCCAACTACTTGCGCGCGTGGGTGGACCGCGCCGAGCGCGTGGGCAACCTCAACTATCCCGACGAAGCCCGCCGCAAGCGGCTGGCGGGTACGCTGGTGATCAGCGTGGCGGTGCGCAGGGACGGCAGCGTCGAACAGACGCGCATCATCCAGTCCAGCGGCATCCCGTTGCTGGATTCCACCGCGCTGCGCATCGTCAAACTGTCCGAGCCGTTCCCGCCCCTTCCGGACACCGGCGAGAACGTGGACATCCTGCACGTCACCCGCACCTGGAACTTCCTGCCCGGCGGCGAAGTGCGGGACGAGTAG
- the mrcB gene encoding penicillin-binding protein 1B: MAHNDYDEDQDEDDIDDGGAPVWRQRLLTWGLAAVGLGLGFLIPYTLYLNHQVTERFGELRWQIPTRVYARPLQLAPGLAMDAQTLKTELDAAAYRDDGAGTRPGTYKREGGRFTISSRGFIDVDGRVAPRQLQVSLSGGRVAVVRDVVRKQNLKAARLDPARIATLYGQKQEERRLVRLEEVPDLLVTGLQAVEDRDFKDHHGVDLSGMVRAAWLLVRSGGDTRQGASTLTQQLARSGLLGIGKEQTPTRKFNEILYALILEARYDKRTILEAYFNQVYLGQRGSQAIHGVSAASEFWFGRDLDSLTTEQTALLIGIVKGPSYYDPRRNPERALARRNLALDKMHETGLIDDAEHARARAAPLGVTKTPGMAAANRFPAYVDLVRRQLARDYPESALQGAGLTVLTGMSPSAQAYAEASVTRTLKSVDSKRRPPLQVGMVVTDVHDGDVLAVVGSRNVSEVGFNRAVEAQRPVGSLLKPFVYLLALAQPEEYSLASWVDDSPVTVQLGKNKRWSPTNSDRRSHGSVRMVDALAQSYNQATVRVGMKVDPDRLAQLIRVLAGIQAEPNPALILGATDQSPYAMAQLYQFLASGGEIQPLHAVRGVLDPDGKLLKRYDKTPAPAQEGDSIAANLISVALQQVVANGTGRQLLGDGLGRLQSAGKTGTSNDGRDSWYAGYTGDHLAVVWMGNDQNEQTGLYGATGAMRVWSGLFSRLPSAPLKVSGKGLDWQWVVGANTTDPGCPGARQLPFVSGFAPPHATCVVEQPLIDGEEEEESGGWRSWFGLDRKDEPSPPPENETPPPSQ; encoded by the coding sequence GTGGCCCACAACGACTACGACGAAGACCAGGACGAAGACGACATCGACGACGGCGGCGCGCCCGTGTGGCGCCAGCGGTTGCTGACCTGGGGCCTGGCCGCGGTCGGGCTGGGGCTGGGGTTCCTGATTCCCTATACGCTGTACCTGAATCACCAGGTCACCGAGCGTTTCGGCGAGCTGCGCTGGCAGATTCCCACCCGGGTCTACGCGCGTCCCCTGCAGCTGGCGCCCGGTCTGGCGATGGATGCGCAGACGCTGAAGACCGAACTGGATGCGGCGGCATACCGGGATGACGGTGCCGGCACGCGGCCGGGCACGTACAAGCGCGAGGGTGGCCGCTTCACCATCTCCAGCCGGGGATTCATCGACGTGGATGGGCGCGTGGCGCCGCGCCAGCTGCAGGTCAGCCTGTCCGGTGGCCGCGTGGCCGTCGTCCGCGACGTGGTCCGCAAGCAGAACCTGAAGGCCGCGCGGCTGGACCCCGCGCGCATCGCCACGCTCTACGGCCAGAAGCAGGAGGAACGCAGGCTGGTGCGGCTGGAGGAAGTGCCCGACCTGCTGGTCACCGGCCTGCAGGCCGTCGAGGACCGCGACTTCAAGGACCACCATGGCGTGGACCTGTCCGGCATGGTGCGCGCGGCATGGCTGCTGGTGCGTTCGGGCGGCGACACGCGCCAGGGCGCGAGCACGCTGACCCAACAGCTGGCGCGCAGCGGACTGCTGGGCATCGGCAAGGAGCAGACGCCGACCCGCAAGTTCAACGAAATCCTGTACGCATTGATCCTGGAGGCGCGTTACGACAAGCGCACCATCCTGGAGGCGTATTTCAACCAGGTATACCTGGGGCAGCGTGGCAGCCAGGCCATCCACGGCGTGTCGGCGGCCTCCGAATTCTGGTTCGGGCGTGATCTCGACAGCCTGACCACCGAGCAGACCGCGCTGCTGATCGGCATCGTCAAGGGGCCCTCGTACTACGACCCGCGCCGCAATCCGGAGCGCGCGCTGGCCCGCCGCAACCTGGCGCTGGACAAGATGCACGAGACCGGCCTCATCGACGATGCCGAACACGCGCGCGCCCGTGCCGCTCCCCTGGGCGTGACCAAGACGCCGGGCATGGCGGCGGCCAACCGCTTCCCTGCCTACGTCGACCTGGTGCGCCGCCAGCTGGCACGCGATTACCCGGAAAGCGCTCTGCAGGGCGCAGGGCTGACGGTGTTGACCGGCATGTCGCCGTCGGCGCAGGCCTACGCAGAAGCGTCGGTGACGCGCACGCTGAAATCGGTGGACAGCAAACGCCGGCCGCCATTGCAGGTGGGCATGGTGGTGACCGACGTCCATGACGGCGACGTGCTCGCCGTCGTCGGCAGCCGCAATGTGTCGGAAGTCGGCTTCAACCGTGCCGTCGAGGCACAGCGGCCGGTAGGCTCGCTGCTCAAGCCGTTCGTCTACCTGCTGGCGCTGGCGCAGCCCGAGGAGTACTCGCTGGCGAGCTGGGTGGACGACTCGCCGGTCACCGTGCAGCTGGGCAAGAACAAGCGCTGGTCGCCGACCAACTCCGACCGCCGCAGCCATGGCAGCGTGAGGATGGTCGACGCGCTGGCGCAGTCCTACAACCAGGCCACCGTGCGGGTGGGCATGAAGGTGGACCCCGACCGCCTGGCGCAGCTCATCCGCGTGCTGGCCGGCATCCAGGCCGAACCGAATCCCGCCCTGATCCTCGGCGCCACCGACCAGAGCCCGTACGCGATGGCGCAGCTGTACCAGTTCCTGGCGTCGGGCGGCGAGATCCAGCCGCTGCATGCCGTGCGCGGCGTGCTGGACCCCGACGGCAAGCTGCTCAAGCGCTACGACAAGACGCCCGCGCCGGCACAGGAAGGCGACTCCATCGCGGCCAACCTGATCAGCGTCGCGCTGCAGCAGGTGGTCGCCAACGGCACCGGACGGCAGCTGCTCGGCGATGGCCTGGGCCGCCTGCAGTCCGCCGGCAAGACCGGCACCAGCAACGATGGCCGCGACAGCTGGTATGCCGGCTACACCGGCGACCATCTGGCGGTGGTGTGGATGGGCAACGACCAGAACGAGCAGACCGGCCTCTACGGCGCCACGGGCGCGATGCGCGTTTGGTCGGGGCTGTTCTCGCGGCTGCCCAGTGCGCCGTTGAAGGTGTCGGGCAAGGGCCTGGACTGGCAATGGGTCGTCGGTGCCAACACCACGGACCCTGGCTGCCCCGGCGCCCGCCAGTTGCCGTTCGTGTCGGGCTTCGCGCCGCCGCATGCCACCTGCGTGGTCGAGCAGCCGCTGATCGATGGCGAAGAAGAAGAGGAAAGCGGCGGCTGGCGCAGCTGGTTCGGCCTGGACAGGAAGGACGAACCCTCACCGCCCCCCGAGAATGAGACCCCCCCGCCTTCGCAATGA